The Silene latifolia isolate original U9 population chromosome X, ASM4854445v1, whole genome shotgun sequence genome contains the following window.
CCTGACACAAGGATTTGTCTTaggtcttcctctacctctctTAGGTGGTGGTGACATGACCTTGTCCTTGTCAGGACGTTTTCTTTTGTTGTGAGTTGTGGACTTGCAAATTGAACAAGTCATTTGTAAACCATGTTTGGTCAACTTTCCACTTCTTTTGGGATCCTCATGTGGATCCCTCCTTCTCTTTTTCCTTGGCCTACCTGGccctactttaatttttttttttttagggaacCTGGCCCTACTTTAATTGGTGGAGGGTTCAAAGGGAGATCAATCTTAGTCCAATGTCTTTCACCTGGATATAGACTGATACAACCATTGTATGCAGCAAAATATCCATCTTTTTTGTACATATCATGGAAAAAATCCTCTGCTTGTCCATGTATGTAAAGGATGGCAGCCACCTCATGACTACAAGGGATACCTGTCAAGTCCCATTTCTTACAGGTATATGTTCTGTCAATAATATCAACACTTACCTCATCAATTCCAATTTTCACTTGGAATTTTCTGTCAGATGCAGGCAGGACTTCATACATTGCAGATTTCTCCTTTTCTAACTCAAGCCTCTCTTGAACTCTAGGGCACACTGTCCCTGACTTTTTCTGCATTTTTGTTTTCTTCAACACTAGTCTCTCCATCATGGAATACCTTATATCTTCAAGCATGTAGATCAAGTGCTTTGCCCTAGCTTCTATGATGTATGCATTGAAAGTTTCAGCCATATTGTTTACAATCACATCAGTCTTTGTGTCCGTACTGATAAATGTTCTGCAGAATAAGTTGGGATTACAGGCCATGAATGCATCAACAGCTTTGTGATCTACTTCTCTCATTTCATTTAAGGCATCATTGAAATCTGCTTTGTTGTATGCCTTTGCACAAGACCAGAATAACAACTTCATTTCATCTCCCTTATAAGACTTGTGCCAGTTTGCAAATATGTGCCTGGCACAATGTCTATGTTCAGCTTTGGGAAGCTCTTTGGCAACCACAGTCAGTATGCTTTGCATCGTTAAAAACATAAACACACCAGCATTATACAAAGCAGAGGCAAATTGTTTTAAGTAAGGATAATTAGAACATTTGTAGGATAGAAATATACCTGGTGTTGATCTGAAATGATTGTCCACCCATTTCCATCTCTCTCTCCAAGTGTTTCCTTAAGTTGCTGAAAAAACCACTCATAAGAGTCATTGTTTTCTCCTTCAACTACAGCCCATGCTAGAGGGTACATTTGTTGAGTGGCATCTCTACCAATTGCCCCAATCAACTGCCCTCCCAAAAAAGTTTTCAAAAAGCAAGCATATATACATAAGTTCATCATGCATCCTTCAAGCCATCCTTTTTTGAGAGTATCAAAATAGATAAACACTCTCTAAAAAACAGGTATGCTACTTGTCACATTAGGATTTGTTTCCAATTTGAAAACACTTTTTGGATTTCCTTCTAACAGAGCTTGCAAATAACTACCAAGCTTGTTATAATGCTCCTTCATTGAACCATGTAACATTTTATGAGCATGATACTTGACCTTGTAAGcaaaattttttttaattagaaCCTTGTAAGCCCTTCTCACAGTTTCAATGATATCTTTAGCTGGCCAGTGAGACCTTGCTTTAAAGACTTCTAAGAATTGCTTAGCTACCCATGTGGACTTCAATTGCCTATTACTTTCCATATTTATGTGACAAGTGTGATGTGGATCTACAATCTTCACCAGAATACAAGCTAGTGTGTTATCCCAGCTACCATATAACTTGAATGGGCAGCCTGGTAAACACCTCACCCCAAGTCTTTGGCCTCTTCCTTTATCACTGACATCAAATGTGAGGTTTCTCCCTTGAGCTACTGCATATCTAGTAACACAGTCTCTAAACTGATCTCTATTTGGAAATTTTATCCCCACACACCACTTTAACTTACTAAAGTCTATTTTTTCATTAACTTCAGGGAGAGTTGACCTTCTCCTCTTACCTGGCACAGGATCTTCTTCACTTTCTACAGGTGTGTGGATTTCATCACCACTATCATCATAGTCACTTACTCTTCCACTAGGTCCACTGTTTTTACCCTGCACCACTTTTTCTTTAACAACTTCTTTTTCTTGACCAGGTAAGAGTGTGGATCCAGCTTCAAGTTCTAGTTGTTTTGCTATTTTTAGAGCCTTAGCATTCCAAGCCTTCACTTTCTCCCTTGCTTGGTTCAACTCTTCATCTGAGTTATCACTCAACAAAATATCCTCCTTCTCAATAAAGTTCTCAACTGGCTCATATAAATCCTCATGTTCAATTATAGGAACTTCCTCATCAACTAACTCAACCTCACTCAAATCATCCTCTTCATCACTTACACCTTCCTCAAAATCAGGTTCATAACCAGGATCCTCCCCCTCACTCAAGTCATCTCACTCCTCATCATCAAAGTTATAAGACAAACCAGCTTTATCTGCACTTTCTTCATAAGAATCAAACATATCTGATATTCTTATGTCATTGAAATCAAAAGAGTTTTCAGTGAAATCATGACAAGGTTGAGTGAAATCTAAACCACTGTTTTTGCTTATTGAAGTGTCTTGGGTAGTATTGTGAGTGATTTTTGGAGGTGGTTCATTTACTGTCTCAGAATTAAATGTATTGAAATATGTGAGGAAGGGGTGGTAGCTTTTTTGGAGGCTATTTCATTAGATTCCCTTAGGTATTCAGAAATGGGAGAAGGCTTAGGTGGTCCCCCTTTATGAGAAGCATTTGCATTTTTTTTGTAAGCCACTGTTTTCCTTCTAGGAGTCAATTTCTGGGGAGGGTTGACTATACTTTCGGGTGTCCCCTGTGACACTATTAAATTCATTACCTCTTCCACATCACTTTCAACAACTAACCAACACTCAGCCATCCTACTAATTGCTGCCAGTTTACAAATTATTCCAGCATCCTTATCATCTTGAGCTTTTTGCAAGCCAACACCCGGGTTCATATAGAAGATACCATCAACATTTATCCTAAAATTCCCACATTTCTCAGCCTCCTCTAGTATAGTAAACCAACATAGTTCATCCGGGTTTACACTAACAGTCCTAAAACTCCTACCCTTATAACTCAGACCCTTATCATTCCTAACAAAAGAACTTCCATACCACAATTTCAAGGTTACACTTTGCCAATGATTTACCTAAATTAAAACATCAATATATACACATTAGGGTTTCTAATTTAATTCAATGTTATACAAACAAAATgatttgtcaaaattaatttCAATTGAAAATTAACATCAACATTAACAACATTAAAAATTTGATGGAAACATTGTCGAATTAACATCAACATTACAGTCAATTTGTCGAGTTAATTTCAAATTAACCTAACACTTATTAAATTTGATTGAAAACTTACTTTGGGACCCATTGAAGATGATCAATGGCGTATGCCGTGGATAAGGATGACCAATGTTGTCTTTCAAAAGCTTCACAGTAAAAAGATTAATGGCGTCAAAGAGGGGAAGTGGGGGAGAGAGAGTGAAGTGTGTTGTGGAAGATtgaatgtaaaaaaaaaaagacaggtTTAAGTCACTTAGTATTAGGGTTAACCTGTTTAACAGGTAGCCCTTCACATTGGTGCAAAATGGGAAAGTCGTGTAATAGGTAGGATTATTGTGAGTTATTGTAAAGGATGGATTAATATAGGTGGGACAGCCATAGGTTGGATTATtcctaaaaaataataataataataataataataataataataataataataataataataataataataataataataataataataataataataataataataataataataataataataataataataataataataataataataataataataataataataataataataataataataataataataataataattattattattattattattattattattattattattattattattattattattattattattattattattattactgttattactgttattactgttattattactgttgttgttgttgttgttgttgttgctgttgctgttgctgttgctgttgttgttgttgttgttattgttattgttattgttgttcttattattattattattattattattattattattattattattattattattattattattattattattattattattattattattataattataattattattataattattattattattattattattattattattattattattattattattattattatgattatgattatgattatgattattattattattattattattattattattattattattattattattattattattattattattattattattattattattattattattattattattattattatgattattatgattattattattattattattattattattattattattattatgatttttttgatgatgatttttttttagaaggatgcgcgcagctttcattaaaaggaaaataaaagtttacatgaaattggtggggagccgagaaacaatctgggctcccacacccttagcaacagcaacgctaagtctagtaaaaatgtaagcagccacccgagcccccgcatcctgagataccgagaatttctggatccgcttgagcaacgCAACAATATCCGaccccagctccccaagtgaagagaaagagaaaggaaggaaaccataaaccgctgccgcgcacaaatccccgtacttagcacacttacgctgagcaacatcagcgacaacccggccatgcataaaatccgtcatcccagtctgagtcaaaggagaagaccctgtcaagtcaacgcacacatcacgccctctgtcccaagaataaagcaacaaatccgcaggacgaagagagccaccatgcccatcaaccaaaccgatgtcaacctcctttcccgcagtaataccaaaTCTATAACaaatgtcgaaaagagtgtcccggacgaggttatgcctatgtttaacgcccacagtaccagtacaagaaacagcgtggtccccaaaaacatcctcaggaaaaacccgagagcaagcaggacagggcctagatatcgtgaataacggaacacccagacgatacccaagcacactacgataagtcctcccgttcatagtctgacccaaccccgagataggaactgCACGTagccaatcagaggagtgagaaccctgctaagactgccataaagcaagctggcgtggtgtcatagagaaaacagactctgaggcagcagcaactgtcacgaaataaatgtctgccaatttcttcataagtttgggggcaacaatttcactagggttacctaagataccagagcctgtagtcgcagtaaacacccgCGCGACAttatcaaaagcagggccagtaGCTACAATACCAGAAAGGCCGAGGAGCTTAGtctgcaaaccagcagactgcaaacgggacgcaataaaagcataaaataaaacatctcccgccgcatagacaccaagaccaccaagattatgattattatgattatgattatgattatgattatgattatgattatgattatgattatgattatgattatgattatgattatgattatgattatgattacgattatgattatgattatgattatgattatgattatgattacgattattattattattattatgattatgattatgattatgattatgattatgattatgattatgattatgattatgattatgattatgattatgattatgattatgattatgattatgattatgattatgattatgattatgattatgattatgattatgattatgattattattattattattattattatttttttgttgattttactaATATCAaaggtttattattattattattattattattattattattattattatgattataataataataataataataatagtaataataataataataataataataataataataacaataataattataataataataataataataataataataataataataataacggaaaattcacgtggtaccctcgaactttgtcatttttcacgtaatacccaactttttaagtttgtgcacgtGATATCCTTCAGatgattttcaagcacaacgtgccctttttatcgttcttaaaattttcaattgagtataaaTTATATaccagaaatcggaattgactaattttttttccaaattgatgacctcttcgagatctacagattgataaaacgaaaatggtcattcggaaatttaaaatcgaagatatggttgatttgagattttcgatAAAAAAAACGTACAAAATGTCGGTCGAcaaatttttttctcaaatcgtatACTATGGCAAGATAATTGTTTTAGAAAAAAGATTTTGCCGAATCTGAATTCCGATCAACGAGTTACGCTGAATTGAATgtttttatagcgacaaaaatGGGATGTTGGGCCTGAAAATCAAACACGGAGGGTattatgtacacaaacttaaaatattGGGTACCATGCGCAAAGTGGTAAAGTTTAGggataccacgtgaattttccataataataataatcacactttttttttaataatgaTGAATCAAAATTCATAAGGGTCTTGAGATAAAGGCCCTCCATGAATATCGGATGTGCTAGAATAAGAGGATTCAGCCTCTGCGTCAGGTTCTTCAGAACTATGATTTTTGATGGCAACCAACATTTGTTGTCGAAATGCTGGATCATTGAGCAGTTGTTTAAAAGTTTGATCGTCAAATGTTGTAGTTGGTGATTTTGGGATTTTGGgatttttggttttggtttagaaGGCGATGTGCCTCTATTGAGTAGGTGGATACCCCATTCTAATTTTCTTCCAGTTTGAATGAATTTTTCTACATTTTCAAGGGAGCATATTTCAACAAGGAATTTGTCACACCATTTGATATTGAATCCACGGACTAGCGAGAGTGGATAGGGAGATGGATACACTTGCAGAAGGGTGTAGTGCCAACAAAGTATCCATGGAATTTTGAATTTTGCATGGAAAAGTAAAGGTTTTGAGTATAACTCTCCTTTGGTATGTGCAACAAAGACTTCAAACCCTTTGGTACAATTTGGAGGGTAAATTTCTTGAGTAGGTCCAAAGAAATACCACCAGGTATAGAACCAGATAGGGAAATTCTTCGGACAGGTTTTATTGATTGTTATGAACCAAGAATGGTCATAGTCTTGAAGAAGAAGAGCACTAGACCATGCTTGTTTGTAATCTGTATATGAATATGTTTGAGGAATGAATCGTCTTGAAAATTCCTTTTCTGCATAAGGTTTGATCCATTCATCTGAATAAATAACCTTGTTGATTATGAGTTTTGAGTAAATAATGCGACCATCAGTAGGGGATCGCTCATGTTTAATCTCTGCTGAACCAGAGTCAACCAGAATGAATTCATAAAATCTTTGGGTTTTATTAATGTGATCAGGAAACCAATGAAAGCCTTGTGGAAAGGTTTTATACGTATTTTTCCTGACTTCTTGAACAGAAGGTGTAGTTTTGAATTTGGTTAGGCAGATTGTTTCTGTCACTTGTTTATTGATGTAGTAGCCAACGGCTCGGGAAGTATTATATTTAACTTCCTGCTGTTGTTTCTGTACTTTGGTCAAATTTGATTGGTTTTGCACTGCTTGAGAGTATGGCAGAGCAGGAAAATTTGAAGCTAGAGGTATAAATTGATTGGACGttttgattgggttttgagtTTTTGATGTAGTTGATTTTGATGTGGTTGGTTTTGTGATTTGAATGTCCATCTCGTAGTCATCAGAGGACTGGTATCCCTGTTGGGCAATTCCCTTGCCCTTGTTCTTGGATGAATTCGATATTTCGTCCCTGAAAAAATTCTCGTGTCAGAAAATCTGGAAGAgaatttttatctccttttaTGTACTCAATATCAAAATCAAATACTGACAGTATAGCCTGCCATCTTGCAAAAATTTGTTTTGATACAATATTTTGAACATCTTTTTCTAAAACTTCTTTTGCTGATTTACAATCAATTCGTAAAAGAAATTTTTTGTTGTATAAATCATCTTGGAATTTTGAAATACATAAAACAATAGATAAAATTTCTTTTTTAATAGTTGAATAATTTTTTTGAGGACCAAGCCATATACCAGAATGGACCTGTATATTTCAATTGTTTTCCTGATTTTTCAATTGATTTACATGATCCATTAATTCAAGATTCTTTGATTCTTGATATTCATATTCAAGATAATAAATTCAAAGATTTTGCAAGGAACTTTGCAATTGTCTTTAGAATTTATTTCAAGTTGATGACCTCAATTGTTAATCCCAAGTTCATTCATGAACCCTCTTCCAAAGAAGAAACTATTTTCTTGGAAGTTCATTCAAAAGACAGTAGAACTAAATCTTTAGTTACTACTGCCAAAACTCTTTCATGGGATAAAATAACTATCCCTGAGGAACTACAGATTATTAAGGAACCTCCTACTCCTAATATGCTCAAAAAAGATTTGGATGAAGTTATTGAAGATGATAAGGGTCATTATGAGATTCAACTCTTTTAAATAAGGATCTTCATCTTCTACTTCAATTCCAAGATACATTCCTCCACGAAAATCATGCTCTCAAATTGATTTGCAAAATTCCaattataaaattcattttaaatctCCAATTCCAGAATATGAAGCCCCATCATCTCCTCCTCAATCTCCAACGGCATCGTACTTCCAATCTATTAATATGCTTAGGGAAGATTTTGAGATAGATAAGGCTTGTCTAAGAAAAGACTTTAATTCTCCTGTTAATGTTCAAAATAAATCATGGTTTCTTTCGTTTCCAGAAGGATTTAAAAGTCAAATAAGGGAAATTTAGTATGAAGATATGAATCATCATTCTTTAAACATACCTTTTTTTTCACTTGGTTTTCTCTATTTTGTCATAACAAGGGTATAGAAAACCCTTATGAACAATCTCATATACAAGTTCAAACTCAATTGAGAAGAACTTGGAACATGGCGGATAGATGAACAGTTACTTCTGTTCATCCTCCTCTTGCTCTAATTAAATTTTCCATAGAGGAACAAGAAGTTACAGCTAATCGCTTCAaagttggtcgaaaagatcaagCTATCGAGCCAGTAATTGTAGATGATATAttaaaaatatatcaacaaaacaATTACACTAATCAAGCCTTGCATTCAATAGCCAATCAAGTAGACCATATGTCTACTAAGATGGACTCTACAAGGCCATCTGACCTACTGAAACCTTtccctcaaaaacaagtttcactcGGAAAATTTCCTAATGAAATCTCATCTCAAGCTCATTTCAAAGTTCAAAGTCTCCCCTATCCTTTATTGAATAAAACATCTAGTTCATCAAATTCTTCTAAATCATCACAGGAAACACCTTCTAAGCAAATAGGCGTTATTACAAGGAATTCTGATTCGATTTCAACTTCCAAATCTGAAGATTCCGATCAAATTATTCAAATAAAAAATCAATTCTCAGAAACTCCAAATATCAATAAAATAAGACGATCTTGGAAAAATATCTCCACAAAAAAACTATTATCCTAGACCAACTCCTCCTGATATTCAATATGAAGAACGATCTAAATTCCGTACTCATGAATATCATCCTGATACAATTCATGAGTGGAACAAAGACGGAAAAGCTGAATATGAAATTCGCAATACACTTCAAGAAATGGGTATGGCTATGGCTGCCTATAAAACCGGTAGAGTTAATACTGAACAAGCTGTATTTGGAAAACTTGTTTCTGGTTTTACAGGACAATTGAAGAATTGGTGGGATAATTCCCTAACTCTTCAAGGTCAATTAACAATTCTTAATCATTCTATCATTCTTGAAGATGAAAACGGGATTGAACAAACTGTTAATGACCGTTGTAGCTTCCTTATAGTTACAATAGCCATGTACTTTGTTGGAAATCCCAGGGAAGAATTATCAGCTCGTTTTGACTAACCTTCGATGTCCAACATTAAGTGACTATCGATGGTATAAAGACATGTTCCTTACTTATGTGCTAAGACGTCCAGATTGCAATGAATCATTCTGGAAAGAAAAATTCATATCTGGTCTTCCTTACCTTTTCGCTCAAAGGGTATTTAGAAAGCTTAAAGAAACTGTAGGATCTGAAGAGGTTCCTTATAAATATATAACCTATGGGCAATTATTTGCCTTCGTAAAGAATGAAGGTTTATCTTTATGTGAAGAACTTAAACTTCAATCAAAATACAGTTCAGACAAGAAACTTTCTAGAAAAGAACTAGGATGTTTCTGTGAAGCATTCGGCCTTGAAAAGGTTCAAGCTCCTTCATCAAAAAGAAAAGCACATAAAAAACAAAGCAGTTTCAAACGTCATTCAAAAGAACGAAGTTCACCTTATTACAAAAAGCCTCATAAATACAGAAAGAAGAAGTTTACACCTTCTTCATCAAAAGAAATTATCTGCTATCGATGCGGTAAAGCAGGCCATAAGGCAGATAAATGCACCACGAAGAAGAAAATTAAcgaattatttcataataattCAGAGCTTTGTAATAAATTATCAAAGCTTCTTCTTCAGTCTTCTTCCACTTCTTCTGAGGGGGAAGAACTCGACATAGTTCAAAACTCATCAAATTCTGAATCTTATGACTCAGCATCATCCTCCCCTATTCAAAAAATTAATGTCATTTCTACAAAAGAAGATAACAACAAAGATAAGGAATTTCTCTTTAATGTTATAGACAAAGTAGATAATCCTGACCTTAAAAAGGACGCTTAATTCGTCTCAAAAGTCTAGTCTTGAAAGATCAAAATACTTTACCTTCTATTAGTGAGCCATTTAGTATATCAAAACTTTTTAACAAATATCCTTCAACAACCGTTAAAGGAAAGTCACCAGTTGCATTAGAACTAACAGCTTCACCTGTTAAACAAATACAACAAGAGATCAATTCATTAAAAGTTCAAATTAATGAAAACCAAAATTATTTGGAAAATCTCAGAATCAGAGATCTTGATATTGAGTCAAGACTTACATCCCTGGAAGAATCACGATTCATAACAAGTAACCCAGACCAACAGCAAGATCCTCAAGGATCATCAAAAGACGATTCAGATGATGAAAATAAATTCATCAAAACCATTAGTaagataaaatttcaaaaatggtACTGCGTAATTAAAGTTAGAGTTAAGGATTTTACCCTTAAACTCGTGGCACTACTTGATAGTAGTGCTGATCAAAACTGTATTAAGGATGGAGTTATACCATCTAAATATTACGAAAAAACTGGTACCAAATTATATGGTGCTAATCACAGCCCATTAAAGATCAAGTATAAAGTTCCTAAAGCTCATATCATTAATAAGGATTATTCCTTTAAAAATACTCTTATTGTTGTGAAAGATGTTTCGGAAGATTTAATTCTTGGAACACCTTTCCTAACACAAATTTATCCCTTTCGAGTAGATAACTCTGGGATACATACAAATATCTTAGGAAAAGAAATAACATTTGAATTTCTTCCTCCTATTGCTCAAAAGGATATTTCATTACTTCAATCCTCTACTATTTATCAAAAGATTAATACTATTCATCAAAAGCGTATCCAGATTAAAAATTTGAAGGAAGAAATTTCTTATGAAAGGATTGATGAAAAACTTCAATCCCCTGCAATTCAAAAACAGATTGATAATATTGAAAATATGTTTAAAACAAAGGTATGTGCTGACATTCCCAATGCATTTTGGGAAAGGAAAAAACATATAGTCACACTATCTTACATCAAGGATTTCTCTGAAAAATTAATCCCTACTAAGGCTCGACCCATTCAAATGAATGCTGAGCTCTTAGAAGTCTGCAGAAAAGAACTTCAAACTCTTTCTGATAAAAAGCTCATTAGACCCTCCAAATCACCCTGGAGTTGTGCAGCTTTTCATGTCATGAACAATGCCGAAAAAGAACGGGGAGTACCTAGATTAGTTATAAATTATAAGCCTCTTAATAAGGTACTTCAATGGATTAGGTATCCAATACCTAATAAAAGAGACCTTCTCAAGAGACTTTATAACgcaaaaatattttcaaaatttgatatGAAATCAGGGTTCTGGCAAATACAAATTGGAGAACATGATAGATACAAAACAACATTTACAGTCCCATTTGGAAATTACGAATggatgtggacatgggccacgcgggcgcttgggaacaagcgtttgcatttgtggagtcgccaccaatttattgtggaaaattggaaaccgttcgaataactcgtgccatgtcaagacacaaagtagtgacatgaacaccaagaactcgttgcccttagcattctatatctagaatgactctcgtggatgccaatgaacacggatgttcacagagatctggagtaaggggtaaggatacgtattaggaagctcttttgatcgaacacctaatcccgcccgcctcgatagcggcctctactaatgattagggaaattgtccatactcgatatattgtcgatttatatgcatgcaatgcaacattcattagattaatcctaacatgtgaagaattagactaagtcggtgaacaagtaattagcttataaattggggtcgaagtgaatgttagattaattacatgtgaatgccaaataaataaatcatacataataaatacgaatatgaaataaagaaataaattacaattgataaacttgaatttacgtcataaacatgcccaaaagagttttagaaataaaataaaagaataaatgaaaattggaaaattggaaaaaaaataaggaaattggaaattgatttaaattagaaaaactggaaaataaggaaatttgaagaaaaggaaaatttggaaaataaggaaattatggaaattatcgaaaataaggaaaatatggaaaatatggaaatttggaaaatttggaaaatatggaaaatatggaaattatggtgataagaataatggttaattaaaatcctaattagaaagcctacgtcaaaacgaaaagagttcagagacagaaaccacctcagaataggcgcagcatctgccgcgtcctctgaaagaggcgcagcacttcctacgtctgttcttgagttgggttctgactgtgaaagtcagactcgcagtttttttaatgttcgttggttaatttatattgatttattgattggtaactcgagtagaagtgattaattgatttacatgcatctgggatcgtcatgaagtgaaagaaaacaatttaaaacgaattattataagttagatattatttaggatgttggaattgatttatttacaaacttgaagttaatggtggaaacaaaatattacgaattgatgaagaaaacagatttaaaacatgtatcaaagacgaaatcaagggacttgatatgaacaaatcgagtctctaaaatccgagtttgaatttgtgacgaaaactcacaaatattaattataagggatttaagtcgaaaattattgaaatggattcataaaaactaatttgaaaattattaggtgaaataagggaaagaacgaagaaagaaaaataaaagatgaaaggaacaaaaacccgaggaagaagaagaagtgcatcaactgaaagcagcccctggaagaggcgcagcagatgctgccccctggaagaggcgcagcagatgctgcgccctttccagaaGGCACATTAGTtaatgcgattcttccccacgtc
Protein-coding sequences here:
- the LOC141618642 gene encoding uncharacterized protein LOC141618642 produces the protein MTLMSGFFSNLRKHLEREMEMGGQSFQINTSILTVVAKELPKAEHRHCARHIFANWHKSYKGDEMKLLFWSCAKAYNKADFNDALNEMREVDHKAVDAFMACNPNLFCRTFISTDTKTDVIVNNMAETFNAYIIEARAKHLIYMLEDIRYSMMERLVLKKTKMQKKSGTVCPRVQERLELEKEKSAMYEVLPASDRKFQVKIGIDEVSVDIIDRTYTCKKWDLTGIPCSHEVAAILYIHGQAEDFFHDMYKKDGYFAAYNGCISLYPGERHWTKIDLPLNPPPIKVGPATASTIHHEATAQPTRVGRGGRTIRIGRGGGRGGTGSAGAGRGRGGAGRSGFGRGRAPQGIGVLFDDQENPFTNPPRPHRGRG